The genomic stretch ctctctctctctctctctctctctcgattaaATATTTATCaagtacattaaaaaaaataattctgaTGTGAATTATTATATGAATTTACAGATGGTCTACCATTGCAAGATACTTGCCAGGGAGAACAGACAATGAGGTAAAGAACTTCTGGAGAACCCATTTCAGAAGGAAAGAGAAATGCACTCAGAagcaagagaaaagaaaagctcAGATTCTTgaagcaaaacaacaacaaTTAGAGGTAGatcaaaacatgaaaacaagagccacaccaccaccacatcaAGATTTGGAAGCCTGCAGCCAAAGAATAGTAAACAATATGAATAATACTGATATCCATAAAACACAAGCAACAAGGCCAGAAAATACGGAGGAATACAAATTTTGCTTGCCTAAGTTGATGCACCAAGCAAGTGTGGAATTTTGGTCAGATTTATTAGGAGAAGAAGGGTTTTACATGGGCAAGCTCTGGAACTTAGACGACGTAAATGGTCGAATGGATCCGCAGCAACATACAAGCTTAAACCAGTGCAACAGAGTAGCCATGTAGATCAACAATCAAGGAAATACTGCAGCAGCTTTATCTTCTGGAGGGGAATTGAGCAATATATCAATGCAGAATTGAAGTGAAACCAAATCACCTGCTTTATGTGGGGGAGGAGGACATTCCAACACATTCTATAACGGAGGAGGCTACATCTTCTAATTAGAAATGCTGATCATTCATTAGATTGGTACTATCTTTATTTTTATGTCGCCAACTGACACAATCGATTATGAACCTCGATCTGATCCAGCTAGCTAGCTATCATAAGCATATCCATaaaattctatatatatatatatataagaggtAGTGTGATCTTTTGTATccgttaaacttgttttagATGAGTGATCAGTAAGGAAGAAAACAAAGCATATATATGGACTTTAAATTAGCTTGAAAGAAAACACAGTTTTATGCAGTGATCAACGAAAGACACTAATCTGTAACCAAACAATAGAAACAATTTGTTTTGCAACAATTTAAccaattatttttaaatggaaAATTATTGGAGATTGATAGAGAAAAAGTATCGATTTTATCACTAGTAACCCCAACCAAGGGGACTGAGAACGCACCAATAGCTGAACTGATCAAAACCTCATCAAGTACTAAGTCAGTTGTCTATATACACAATCGAAGCTGATCACTACCACTTATAAGTATATATCTTTTGAAAGCTAATTGACTGTTGACATGAGGTAGGCAGACATGCGAACAACCGACTGATCGgtgaaaccaaaagattaaaGGTCAGATCAGCCTGCCCATATACTACTATGTAATTACTGTAATTAATCAGTTAATTAAGAGCTTAGATACATGCATGCAGGTACGTCGTTGGTACCTCTGTTTCACCGTGATACAAATCTGACCGCTTCTTAATTAGATTTACCTTATCACAACGTTGGTAAAGAGGTAAACGACGATAACATTGAATTGTATGCACTaatcaataatatatataagaaaTGTAGTCCTTttcagcaaagaaaagaaaagaaaccgaGGGGGAAATCAATAGTAAAACTACGGACGCAAAGGCAAATGATCTTAATTGTTCGAATCAACGGATATTCATCCACAAATAAAAGAATCAAACTATTATTAGTTATGGGCTCGTAGAATTCTATCTAGCAAGAGAAGAACACGGACTGCTTAACATAATTGTTAAAATGTACTTGGGCTGGATAGATTAAACCCGTAATTCTAAAGCCCAGAAGCCAAAAaaagaaacttaaaaaatatgGCCCATGCAGGTCTCGAACCTGCGACCTTCGCGTTATTAGCACGACGCTCTAACCAGCTGAGCTAATAGGCCATTGTTGTCCAATAGCTCCAAATTATTTATTATGTTGGAAACTTAAGTTTCGGATAAGGAGCTTTTTCACTGATCACTTATCAGCATGTTCTGGTCGACCGGAGAGGAAAGCAGAGAGACAGAGAGCCAAGCAAATGGATAACATAACGGCGAGCGAGCTGGCTGGATTTGGTGTCGGAACTCTGCTCCTCTGCGCCACCATTGCCGCCCCGAAGATCGATGCTTTCATCTCCGCCTCTCAGCGCAGGTAACACTTACTAATACCCCGTTTCATATCTGTTCATTAAACACTAGTCTTCCTAATGATTTTACTTACTAATCTTCAACTTCTGATTAGTTTCCAAGATTTGTAGAAATACCCCATGTACTAATGAAAATTTCCTATCTGCCTCAATATAATTAGACGTTTTTGGTGATTTGAGTAAAGATCCACCAAATGACGTGACAGCGTTTGATTGATTTAAATTGACGTCCGCTTTAGACCTTATTTGTTTTGAACAAGTAAGGAGCTCGACGCATACACAGGACACGTTTGAACAAATTTGGTGACTCGAGGATTATTGTTCTAATTTATGTTTTGTGTACGTCAAACCTTTGAATGTTCAGTTCTTTGGGAATGTGCAAGAGATGTGGCAATCTGAGGTTGATAGCTTGCTCAAGATGCAAAGGAATTGGATTGATCAAAGAAGGTCAAATGCTCGGATCAAATCTCATCGACGACATGTATGAATCGCTTGGTGGTGAAGGATCGAAAGTAAGATCCATCTCTTGCACCAATTGTCAAGCTAGAGGTCATTTTTCATGCCCCGATTGCTCTAAACCAACATCTGTTTGAGCTTGCTTGGTTGTGTAAACTAAAACTTGATCAGGCTATTTGTGTTATCTTAGAAAGATTAATCAATGTCAAAGCTTTCTTCGCCCTCAGTCACCATACTTGTTTGGTACCAGTGATGTAGGCCAATGAAATTTATGAACCCAAATTAGACAGTAGAGATATAGCGGTGCATAATCCATATATATACATTCTGAATCTTTCTGCACTTTCCCTTTTCGTCGAATATTCATCCTTGATAATATGCTTGAATTTGTTTGATGTCCTTATGGTCCTATGTTGTTCTTGCTTTTCGTGGAATGTTCATCTTTGATAAGCCTGATATAATGTATGTGCTTGAATTTGATTGATGCCCTTATGCTCCCGGTTGAATGGTGGAGCCTGAGAATTTAGTAGGGGGCATGGCATATATTATATACAAGAAGTTATGGGGCTATAATATGACCATTCATCTGACCTTCAGATGAACGGTTTCCTTCCTCTCCCTCCATCTGCTCCTGCTAATGATCTGATATTTGGTCTCAGTATGCCCATACAGTGCCTCAACTCTCAAGGGGTGCCCGATGCACGTCTTTGATAACACCGTCATAAACTTGGTTTTGATTAGAAGTGATATCGTACGGCTTTTTCTTCATTCCCACCACCCTCACACCACAGTTATTTTCTTTGATCTAGGAATTTAAGATATCCGGAGTGTGTTGTTGTAAGACCAAATGGTAGATTGGACACTGATGCAAAACTATTAGGAAGTGCCTTGCTAGctggaaagagaaggtttttGCCAAAGATAGCAGCTCACAAGGAAAGTATATATACCCTTTGAAATTGGTAGGAAGGCTGGTTTAGGGGAGCGGCCGAAGGGGTGATATTTACTGTATGTGGTTGTGCTTTGGCATTTTGCCTTTATGATTCTAAAATTTGCAGATTTCGTAAACACTCGCACTGATACATTGAAATTATGCTTAGATATATTgacggggtattgtaagtgaTAGAATGGCCTTGCATTTAGCATGTGTCACTTTGATTCCCAGACATGCTCACATGTGTTACGGGCGAAGCTTAAAGCACGGCACTATTGTGTTTGTGGGAGGAATCATATCGCATTTGTGCTACGCATATTTCCATGTATGCTTATAAATGTTGCGAAGTGACAAGGCACCTGGAACCTGCTGTTGCCTGTTGGTGCACTGAGCAGCAACTCAGGGCCCAACTTGACTAAGTTCACTAAGATGATAATTCTGCTATGGTGGATTTGATATGTGCCACTGTGGGTATCCTATATTAGCCCTCACTATTTTTAGGACCACTCGAGATCTTATCCGGATCTTTGCAGTCTGAAGCCGACAGATCGAGAAATCCGGAAAACTCATTTTAAATCTTACAGCCTCATACCCAATTTTATTGGTCCACCTTATACAAATCAAGAGTCCTgatctctctccccttctcttaAACTATTCAAATTACTCGATCCGTCAGATCCGTATTGCGAAATTCAGAAGGAATCTAAATTACAACATTGCGATTAATAAGAATTGTGCTTTCTCTTTCGGAGAATAACTTGCATCACATGAACCTGAATGAACACAATGAAAAAATACGGTATAAGAATGCCGTTGTGTTCATTCGGGGACAATAAAAGTTAATCTTTGTTTCCGAATTGTGAATACTCAACTTGTATTGGATATTGGAGCTCTCATTCTTCCCTAATATAGCAAGGTAATATGCCTTTCTTATATTGGTAACCTAAGCTAAGAAGATACTTGCACACTTGATGGGAGAAGGATAAGAGAACCAGAATTCAAATGTATTTGGTTATTTGGACAAGATTTGTAATGCTATTTCAGAAAATTCGGATGACTTTGCAATGAGAAATAAACAGAAATTGTGGTCCATCATAAATTTggaattaaaagaagaaaaatggcaTGGCCTCGATTAAGAACATTCATCTATGCATCTGAGATCATGAGTTTAATTCTTCACTTTCTTCACTATCGCTTTAATTAAAAGATGTGAAATGCCACACCGGGCCTCATTTGGTGGCTCGACCTAGTCAATACTAGACTAAGCTTCGAGTTTGAGCAAGGATGACTAGGGTACTAGGATTGAGTTTTGATTCAGGTTCATTTGTGACACACATTTGAGCTTGGATCAAAGAATCCATGTCCCTCCTATGTTGGATTTCTTTTCAAGATTATTATTACAGTTCGAAATGCATTTAAGTCTACCAAACACTAAATTCTTGTTGATACAAACCAATTTTATCAACAAAAATGATGTGACATAGAGTAACTACTTGAAATTACATTCAAGTTCAAATCAACTTCTGCACAAAttagaataatttaaaattgactttctccaatgaaaaataaaattacaatatttCCCTTCAAATACGGAGAACTATTTGACTTTAATATCTTACAAGGTACAGTGTTACTACAATATTTCCCTTCAAATAATGAGAACCATTTGACTTTTAACATCTTACAAGGTACAGTGCTACTACTAGTCTACtatggaaaaggatcctcatcTGATccttttttttgggattttaagGATTCTGTGATCGTAATCGTGAtcgttcatcatatattgtatgatcaatttttattaagtattatttatatttaattttaaattttaaaataatatataattgtacgatatacaataaatgaTCACAATCACGAAATCTCTAAAATCCCAGAAAATCCTTTTCCGTCTACTACGACCATTTTTACCATTAACCTTTTACCATTTACTGTTTACGACTACGTGAATTCCATAACCAAAAAGCATAATCAAACGGGCAAAAGACTCCTTTCaagttttcaagctttttcCCAGCACGCGTCCGACAAGACGTTGACAGCCAAAATTAAACACCAAGTAACTCTGTTTTTACCCCTGTCGTTTAGCGACACGCGTCCGAACAGAGCATTTTACTGTTCGAGGGGCAGACGCCGGTTGAGAGCGTACGGAGGTTTCGCCATCAATCTTGTCCGTCACCTGGTACTGTTCTGACCCCCAATGGGCGGTCGACACGTAGTCGGTGGAGTGCTGCTTTGACACTCAGCAGTCACCTTGGGCCTTGGAAACTGGCGCTTCTCTGAGGTCGGAACATAAGACGGACTCTTCCTATGGAAACGCGTGTTTAACTGGTTTATCTCCGTTTTCGATTTTGCCTGCCTGGTTCCAGCACTGTCTTTTTATTTAGatatttttaacgaaaagttaacAGTACTgttaattttaacgaaaaattatatttttacattaaaaaatcaatcatgtactattcaatttaccttttattttgttcttatcattaaaactcaaagttttcaagcatttttcattatttttcatttttatttatgatttaaTCTCATAACGAGCTAGTAATAACGTGGTTAAAATTTGTATTTGTtgaaaatcgaatctaaaatttttcacttgtaagtaaataTGATTATCATttgaccgtagtactaagtttgttcaatgattttttttttctttaatgatAATGTTCA from Pyrus communis chromosome 7, drPyrComm1.1, whole genome shotgun sequence encodes the following:
- the LOC137739385 gene encoding MYB-like transcription factor EOBII encodes the protein MVAMMGWGGVSEQGWRKGSWTREEDKLLSEYVSLHGEGRWSSVARCTGLNRSGKSCRLRWVNYLRPGLKRGHITPQEEDIIVELHALWGNKWSTIARYLPGRTDNEVKNFWRTHFRRKEKCTQKQEKRKAQILEAKQQQLEVDQNMKTRATPPPHQDLEACSQRIVNNMNNTDIHKTQATRPENTEEYKFCLPKLMHQASVEFWSDLLGEEGFYMGKLWNLDDVNGRMDPQQHTSLNQCNRVAM
- the LOC137740972 gene encoding uncharacterized protein gives rise to the protein MDNITASELAGFGVGTLLLCATIAAPKIDAFISASQRSSLGMCKRCGNLRLIACSRCKGIGLIKEGQMLGSNLIDDMYESLGGEGSKVRSISCTNCQARGHFSCPDCSKPTSV